From Lolium perenne isolate Kyuss_39 chromosome 5, Kyuss_2.0, whole genome shotgun sequence, a single genomic window includes:
- the LOC127298339 gene encoding NDR1/HIN1-like protein 1, with the protein MATSKRYQCEFHRGRGGSHLLLAAYLLAAAAATAVLLALALFIVYRPIKPQASVARAAVYRLSISSGTVAGGGNNNASAAPPPLPNAVCASLQFTLLLHNPSNRAAVLYDGLVAFASYRGEAVTPPARLPPVVQERGADVALSPVLGGDALMPISADAVRALAAGGAARRVRLRLVVVGRVRYRAGPFRSGWRDLYVRCDTVVGLGVDAAAGGSGAGDVPLLEYPRCAVDA; encoded by the coding sequence ATGGCGACATCCAAGAGGTACCAGTGCGAGTTTCACCGCGGCCGCGGCGGCAGCCACCTCCTCCTCGCGGCCTACCTCCTGGCCGCCGCCGCAGCCACGGCTGTCCTCCTCGCGCTCGCGCTCTTCATCGTCTACCGCCCGATCAAGCCGCAGGCCAGCGTGGCGCGCGCCGCCGTGTACCGCCTCTCGATCTCAAGCGGCACAGTCGCCGGCGGCGGCAACAACAACGCCAGCGCGGCGCCTCCACCGTTGCCTAACGCGGTCTGCGCGAGCCTGCAGTTCACGCTACTGCTGCACAACCCCAGCAACCGCGCCGCCGTGCTCTACGACGGGCTGGTCGCCTTCGCGTCGTACCGCGGGGAGGCGGTGACCCCGCCCGCGCGGCTCCCGCCGGTGGTCCAGGAGCGCGGCGCAGACGTGGCGCTGTCTCCGGTACTTGGTGGTGACGCCCTCATGCCGATATCGGCGGACGCGGTGCGCGCCCTGGCcgcgggcggcgcggcgaggcGCGTGCGGCTCCGTCTCGTCGTCGTGGGACGGGTCAGGTATAGGGCTGGCCCGTTCAGGAGCGGGTGGCGCGACCTGTACGTGAGGTGCGACACCGTCGTCGGGCTGGGCGTCGATGCCGCTGCGGGAGGCAGCGGTGCCGGGGACGTGCCGCTGCTCGAGTACCCCCGGTGCGCCGTGGATGCTTGA